From the Ascaphus truei isolate aAscTru1 chromosome 15, aAscTru1.hap1, whole genome shotgun sequence genome, one window contains:
- the LOC142466351 gene encoding protein-glutamine gamma-glutamyltransferase 5-like — MAPMLVVLPPNRDPIFEWADFQSKSNNKDHRSDEISHKRLIVRRGQPFKISLTFKSRSYHPNTHQINFTVETGPKPSVDSGTKTTFSLDRRCTDNGWSASIIYNDAKSVGISISSPPSAVIGRYTLKLQLVNISHNLGEFILLFNPWCQDDELFLHSEAERTEYVLNENGMVYMGTAQWITSRPWNFGQFDDDIIDICLRVLDRNVNYLQDPVRDYGRRNDPVYVSRVVSAMINSNDDDGVLSGKWTGQYCDGTNPCAWNGSVSILRQWLARGCQPVKYGQCWVFASVLCTVMRCLGVPTRVVTNFNSAHDNHGDLCIDILHDASGRLLKEDTKDSIWEFHVWNECWMERKDLPAGYGGWQALDATPQERSDGIYCCGPTSVKAIKEGDVHLKYDGPFVFAEVNADTVSWYVQAGTSEKKMFHKDTHSIGNNISTKAVGSETRVDITSNYKYEEGSKEERVTFNKAVEKRNINPSPEIHPSFSHVGVTLKIKLTEAPVIGQGIKLTLLASNATDQHKNIHVNISAQTILSDDRARCLVWQEKASARLSPKSDWGQYGSVTVSE; from the exons atggcTCCAATGTTGGTcgttctccctcctaatagag ATCCGATCTTCGAATGGGCTGACTTCCAGAGCAAAAGTAACAACAAGGACCATCGAAGTGATGAGATCAGCCACAAGCGATTAATAGTGAGGCGTGGTCAGCCCTTCAAAATCAGCCTCACCTTTAAATCCAGGAGCTACCATCCGAACACTCATCAGATCAACTTTACTGTCGAGACAG GACCTAAGCCGTCAGTGGATTCTGGGACAAAGACAACGTTCTCGTTGGATCGCCGGTGCACGGATAATGGCTGGAGCGCCTCTATTATATACAACGACGCCAAGTCAGTGGGAATTTCTATCTCTTCTCCTCCGAGTGCGGTGATTGGACGTTACACTCTGAAGCTGCAGCTAGTCAATATCTCCCATAATCTCGGAGAATTCATCTTACTCTTTAACCCGTGGTGTCAAG ATGATGAACTCTTCCTGCATAGTGAGGCGGAGAGGACGGAGTATGTCCTGAACGAAAATGGAATGGTCTACATGGGAACTGCTCAATGGATCACTTCCCGTCCCTGGAACTTTGGGCAG TTTGATGACGACATTATCGATATCTGCCTACGTGTACTAGATAGGAATGTCAACTACCTGCAAGACCCAGTGAGAGACTATGGCCGGAGAAATGACCCTGTGTATGTGAGCAGAGTGGTCAGTGCCATG ATCAACAGCAACGACGATGACGGGGTATTGTCCGGTAAATGGACGGGACAATATTGTGATGGAACCAACCCATGCGCGTGGAATGGAAGTGTCTCGATCCTGCGTCAGTGGCTCGCACGTGGCTGCCAACCTGTGAAATATGGGCAGTGTTGGGTGTTTGCCTCAGTCCTGTGTACAG TGATGCGGTGTCTGGGGGTTCCGACGCGCGTGGTGACAAATTTTAATTCTGCCCACGACAACCACGGAGATTTATGTATAGACATACTCCATGATGCCTCCGGCAGACTGCTGAAAGAGGACACCAAAGACAGCATATG GGAATTTCATGTCTGGAATGAATGTTGGATGGAACGCAAGGACCTCCCCGCGGGATATGGTGGATGGCAAGCACTGGATGCCACGCCGCAGGAAAGGAGTGATG GAATATATTGCTGTGGTCCCACGTCAGTAAAAGCCATTAAGGAAGGAGATGTTCACCTAAAGTACGATGGTCCGTTCGTGTTTGCCGAGGTGAATGCGGACACGGTCAGCTGGTATGTACAGGCCGGTACATCGGAGAAGAAAATGTTTCACAAGGACACGCACAGCATCGGGAATAATATCAGCACAAAGGCGGTGGGAAGCGAAACGCGCGTGGATATTACCAGCAACTATAAGTATGAAGAAG GATCTAAAGAAGAACGGGTCACGTTTAACAAAGCGGTTGAGAAAAGGAAT ATAAATCCGTCTCCAGAAATACATCCTTCCTTCAGCCACGTGGGAGTCACGCTGAAGATCAAACTCACGGAGGCGCCGGTCATCGGACAGGGCATCAAGCTGACTCTGCTGGCTTCGAATGCCACGGACCAGCATAAAAACATCCACGTGAATATAAGCGCACAGACCATTCTGAGCGATGACCGAGCGAGGTGCCTCGTGTGGCAGGAAAAGGCGTCCGCCCGCCTGTCCCCCAAATCCG
- the LOC142466611 gene encoding protein-glutamine gamma-glutamyltransferase E-like isoform X2, with the protein MSTMMTQVCQSVSNETQISGQFKLTGVSLVGKDVNLILVITNPTKGSVTLNVKITAFSILYTKKEMHELLNEHRTICLKSNEEKEMPVSITYAQYEDLLTADNAIEVKAVCCYGKNNDCALVETSIVLENPKVEIKDIVSALRFCGLDGSQLVPGKCRRGISIEVNGPIDLQWETAAPPLGRHLLVFTGNRTKTARFAIRMH; encoded by the exons ATGTCAACAATGATGACTCAAGTTTGCCAGTCAGTCTCCAATGAGACCCAAATATCTGGACAATTCAAGTTGACCGGCGTAAGCCTAGTTGGCAAAGATGTGAATCTTATCCTGGTGATAACAAACCCGACAAAGGGCTCGGTGACCCTAAATGTTAAAATCACCGCATTCTCCATCCTGTACACCAAGAAAGAAATGCACGAACTCTTGAATGAACACAGGACAATCTGCCTTAAAAGCAATGAAG AGAAGGAGATGCCGGTCAGCATAACGTATGCCCAATATGAAGATCTCCTGACGGCAGATAACGCGATCGAGGTGAAGGCGGTCTGTTGCTATGGAAAAAACAATGATTGCGCGCTTGTAGAAACCAGCATTGTACTGGAGAACCCCAAAGTGGAGATCAAG gacattgtatccgctttgcggttttgcggtttggacggcagccaactcgttcctggaaagtgccgtcgaggaatctccattgaagtcaatgggcccattgacttacaatgggaaaccgccgctcctcctctcggacgccacctgctggtcttcacaggaaacagaaccaaaacagcaagattcgccattagaatgcattga
- the LOC142466611 gene encoding protein-glutamine gamma-glutamyltransferase E-like isoform X1, translated as MSTMMTQVCQSVSNETQISGQFKLTGVSLVGKDVNLILVITNPTKGSVTLNVKITAFSILYTKKEMHELLNEHRTICLKSNEEKEMPVSITYAQYEDLLTADNAIEVKAVCCYGKNNDCALVETSIVLENPKVEIKIRGQAKENRPLTAEIIFTNPLSKEVTDVVVTAEGSGLIKNPVTIKCGNVQPQETVRIPVYLTPYKSGKKHLLIDLTCNKFSNVKAYLAIEVQSAE; from the exons ATGTCAACAATGATGACTCAAGTTTGCCAGTCAGTCTCCAATGAGACCCAAATATCTGGACAATTCAAGTTGACCGGCGTAAGCCTAGTTGGCAAAGATGTGAATCTTATCCTGGTGATAACAAACCCGACAAAGGGCTCGGTGACCCTAAATGTTAAAATCACCGCATTCTCCATCCTGTACACCAAGAAAGAAATGCACGAACTCTTGAATGAACACAGGACAATCTGCCTTAAAAGCAATGAAG AGAAGGAGATGCCGGTCAGCATAACGTATGCCCAATATGAAGATCTCCTGACGGCAGATAACGCGATCGAGGTGAAGGCGGTCTGTTGCTATGGAAAAAACAATGATTGCGCGCTTGTAGAAACCAGCATTGTACTGGAGAACCCCAAAGTGGAGATCAAG ATTCGGGGACAGGCCAAAGAGAACAGGCCTCTCACGGCAGAGATCATTTTCACAAATCCCCTTTCCAAAGAAGTGACTGACGTAGTGGTCACGGCAGAAGGCAGCGGGTTGATCAAGAACCCGGTCACGATAAA GTGTGGCAACGTACAGCCCCAGGAGACGGTCAGAATCCCTGTATATCTCACCCCATACAAGTCCGGCAAGAAGCATCTACTCATCGACCTGACGTGCAACAAGTTTAGCAATGTCAAGGCGTATCTGGCGATAGAAGTGCAAAGCGCAGAATAA